The Megalops cyprinoides isolate fMegCyp1 chromosome 10, fMegCyp1.pri, whole genome shotgun sequence genome window below encodes:
- the pklr gene encoding pyruvate kinase PKLR: MSLPDSFIQRQQLDASMADTFLEHLCLLDIDQEPITARNTNIICTIGPASRSVPRLQEMVKAGMNIARLNFSHGSHEYHGGTIKNIREAVETLTSDPLYYRPVAIALDTKGPEIRTGLVRGQVDEEVELHRGAQVRVVTAESDRDKTDGDTVWVDYPSLPQVLKKGGTIFIDDGLIGLKVLEIGQDWVQTVVESGGVLCSRKGVNLPGADLINLPAVSPRDEADLQFGVAQGVDMVFASFIRCAGDVRAVRQALGEKGKDIKVVSKVESRQGVQNFEEILAESDGVMVARGDLGIEIPAEKVFIAQKMMIGRCNSAGKPVICATQMLESMISHPRPTRAEGSDVANAVLDGADCVMLSGETAKGLHPVEAVAMMHSICREAEAAIFHQQLFEELRRLTPLSSDPTEVTAIGAVESSFKCCAGAIIVLTTSGRSAQLLSRYRPRCPIIAVTRSEKVSRQTQLLRGVFPALFRHPPPPVWADDVDNRVTFGMDIGKARGFFKPGDMVIVVTGWSPGSGHTNIMRAVTVL, translated from the exons ATGTCTCTCCCAGACTCCTTCATCCAGCGGCAGCAGCTGGATGCCTCCATGGCCGACACCTTCCTGGAGCACCTCTGCCTGCTGGACATCGACCaggagccaatcacagcacgCAACACCAACATCATCTGTACCATCG ggccagCCTCTCGCTCTGTGCCGAGGCTACAGGAAATGGTGAAAGCTGGGATGAACATCGCCAGACTCAACTTCTCCCACGGCTCTCAtgag TACCATGGAGGGACGATCAAGAACATCCGGGAGGCGGTGGAGACCCTGACGTCTGACCCTCTGTACTATCGTCCTGTCGCTATTGCGCTTGACACCAAGGGTCCAGAAATCCGCACCGGTCTCGTCAGAGGG CAGGTGGACGAAGAGGTGGAGCTGCACCGAGGGGCACAGGTTCGGGTGGTGACGGCAGAGAGTGACAGGGACAAGACGGATGGGGACACAGTGTGGGTGGATTACCCCAGCCTGCCCCAGGTGTTGAAGAAAGGGGGAACAATCTTCATCGACGATGGGCTCATTGGACTCAAAGTGCTGGAAATCG GTCAGGACTGGGTGCAGACGGTCGTGGAGAGCGGAGGTGTTCTCTGCAGCAGGAAAGGGGTGAACCTGCCGGGGGCCGACCTGATAAACCTGCCCGCGGTGAGCCCTCGGGACGAGGCGGACCTGCAGTTCGGGGTGGCTCAGGGGGTGGACATGGTGTTCGCCAGCTTCATCCGCTGCGCCGGCGACGTGCGGGCGGTGCGGCAGGCCCTGGGCGAGAAGGGGAAGGACATCAAGGTGGTCAGCAAGGTGGAGAGCCGCCAGGGAGTGCAGAA CTTCGAAGAGATCCTTGCAGAAAGCGACGGGGTGATGGTGGCTCGGGGGGACCTGGGTATCGAGATTCCAGCTGAAAAGGTCTTCATCGCCCAGAAGATGATGATTGGGCGGTGCAATTCTGCGGGCAAGCCTGTTATCTGTGCCACTCAG ATGCTGGAGAGTATGATAAGCCACCCCCGGCCCACTCGCGCAGAGGGCAGTGATGTGGCCAATGCTGTGCTGGATGGGGCCGACTGTGTGATGCTGTCAGGGGAGACAGCCAAGGGACTGCACCCGGTGGAGGCCGTGGCCATGATGCACtcg atctgTCGAGAGGCAGAGGCTGCCATCTTTCACCAGCAGCTGTTTGAAGAGTTGCGGCGCTTGACTCCGCTGTCCTCTGACCCCACTGAAGTTACAGCCATTGGGGCAGTTGAATCCTCCTTCAAGTGCTGTGCTGGAGCCATCATCGTTCTCACCACCAGTGGCAG GTCGGCCCAGCTGTTGTCCCGCTATCGCCCTCGTTGCCCTATCATCGCTGTGACCCGCAGTGAGAAGGTGTCCCGTCAGACCCAGCTCCTCAGGGGGGTCTTCCCTGCCCTCTTCAGGCACCCGCCTCCCCCGGTCTGGGCAGATGATGTCGACAACAGGGTGACCTTTGGCATGGACATAG